The following proteins come from a genomic window of Pyxidicoccus sp. MSG2:
- a CDS encoding lipid kinase: MEREAALEPALIEPPRRRALDDGPAVLVVNTRSRSGREAFEQARAALADRGVPLVECHALSRTERLEHVLERMAELGARRILVGGGDGTLSCVVAKLLGRDVTLGVLPLGTGNDFARSLGIPADVEAACDVIANGYTARVDVGLANGRPFLNAASLGLATAIAKRLTKRLKQRAGKLAYPVAAAAEVKDLQHFHVRIQADSEELELDALQLVVGNGRYHGAGNVVSPDAQLDDRRLHVYAITAPSAANGREGTGLGHLQDVATLARVALSLRSGDHEDHPAVTSLRAARLYVEADPVQEVNADGELIGHTPMRFEVAPAALRVYAPAPS; encoded by the coding sequence ATGGAAAGAGAGGCCGCCCTGGAACCCGCCCTCATCGAGCCGCCACGTCGTCGGGCCCTGGACGACGGCCCCGCGGTGCTGGTGGTGAACACCCGCTCACGCTCGGGCCGCGAGGCCTTCGAACAGGCGCGCGCCGCGCTCGCGGACCGGGGCGTCCCGCTGGTGGAATGCCACGCGCTGTCCAGGACCGAGCGCCTGGAGCACGTGCTGGAGCGGATGGCGGAGCTGGGCGCGCGCCGCATCCTCGTGGGCGGCGGAGACGGCACGCTGAGCTGCGTGGTGGCGAAGCTGCTCGGCCGGGACGTGACGCTGGGCGTGCTACCGCTGGGCACCGGCAACGACTTCGCGCGCTCGCTGGGGATTCCCGCGGATGTGGAGGCCGCGTGCGACGTCATCGCCAACGGCTACACGGCGCGCGTGGACGTGGGGCTGGCCAACGGGCGCCCCTTCCTCAACGCGGCCAGCCTGGGCCTGGCCACCGCGATTGCGAAGCGGCTGACGAAGCGCCTCAAGCAGCGCGCCGGGAAGCTGGCCTACCCGGTGGCCGCCGCCGCGGAGGTGAAGGACCTCCAGCACTTCCACGTGCGCATCCAGGCCGACAGCGAGGAGCTGGAGCTGGACGCGCTGCAGCTCGTGGTGGGCAACGGCCGCTACCACGGGGCGGGCAACGTGGTGTCGCCCGACGCGCAACTGGATGACAGGCGTCTCCACGTGTACGCCATCACCGCGCCGTCCGCCGCCAATGGCCGCGAGGGCACCGGCCTGGGCCACCTGCAGGACGTCGCCACGCTGGCGCGCGTGGCGCTGTCGCTGCGCTCCGGCGACCACGAGGACCACCCGGCCGTCACGTCGCTGCGAGCGGCCCGGCTCTACGTGGAGGCCGACCCCGTCCAGGAGGTGAATGCGGACGGAGAGCTCATCGGCCACACCCCCATGCGCTTCGAAGTGGCCCCGGCGGCGCTGCGCGTCTACGCGCCCGCCCCGTCCTGA
- a CDS encoding calcium-binding protein, protein MRFISSHRRLLAAALCFTLPLGLVACGKDAAEEDLAVGEAAAFLTASEEGGDIGGDAVADADTTAMQSMATEDVDTINQEPTDEGNLCDFSARRQEVLEKYDADGDGTLSRAELAELKGDLGERRDTVRPRLAQLRQRARNWAFWRVRWAFDEDGSGTLSAEERTALVDAMEARCERLRDERLEKFDANDDGKLDESERLAARQAVRAHWQEKRQALLAEYDTNHNSMLDEGERLTLRQDRVAAAQARRATLMATYDTNGDGTLSTAEALPLREEIQRRIIEGRDAQE, encoded by the coding sequence TCATCTCTTCCCACCGCCGTCTGCTCGCCGCCGCGCTGTGCTTCACCCTGCCCCTGGGCCTCGTCGCCTGTGGGAAGGACGCCGCCGAGGAGGACCTCGCTGTCGGCGAGGCCGCGGCCTTCCTCACCGCCTCCGAGGAGGGAGGCGACATCGGCGGGGACGCGGTGGCCGACGCGGACACCACCGCCATGCAGTCCATGGCCACGGAGGACGTGGACACCATCAACCAGGAGCCCACGGACGAGGGCAACCTGTGCGACTTCAGCGCCCGCCGCCAGGAGGTGCTGGAGAAGTACGACGCGGACGGGGACGGCACGCTGAGCCGCGCGGAGCTGGCCGAGCTGAAGGGGGACCTGGGCGAGCGGCGCGACACCGTCCGCCCGCGCCTCGCCCAATTGCGCCAGCGCGCGCGCAACTGGGCCTTCTGGCGGGTGCGCTGGGCCTTCGACGAGGACGGCAGCGGCACGCTGTCCGCCGAGGAGCGCACCGCGCTGGTGGACGCCATGGAGGCCCGCTGCGAGCGGCTGCGCGACGAGCGCCTGGAGAAGTTCGACGCCAATGACGACGGCAAGCTCGACGAGTCGGAGCGCCTCGCGGCGCGGCAGGCCGTGCGCGCCCACTGGCAGGAGAAGCGCCAGGCGCTGCTGGCCGAGTACGACACCAACCACAACAGCATGCTGGACGAGGGGGAGCGCCTCACGCTGCGCCAGGACCGGGTGGCCGCCGCCCAGGCACGCCGCGCCACGCTGATGGCCACGTACGACACCAACGGCGACGGCACGCTGAGCACCGCGGAGGCCCTGCCGCTGCGCGAGGAAATCCAGCGCCGCATCATCGAAGGCCGCGACGCGCAGGAGTAG